A window of the Vigna angularis cultivar LongXiaoDou No.4 chromosome 3, ASM1680809v1, whole genome shotgun sequence genome harbors these coding sequences:
- the LOC128195969 gene encoding uncharacterized protein LOC128195969 gives MISSFRRGKKIYFLPYISGRHWQLLVMSVQDNYALWFCSLHRPPPTQLRQAIDCSIPASMMMDGRSIVKSRKIAWISLKCNRQNGSYECGYYVMYWMTHIVRSHITRSWETRFKTTTPVPEKSLLFIRNAAAKYIVRLYNSS, from the exons ATGATAAGCAGTTTTcgaaggggcaagaaaatatactttttgccttatatatccgg gcgccattggcaacttcttgttatgtctgtgcaagacaactatgctttgtggttctgctcattgcacaggcctcctcccacacaactcagacaagcaattgattg ttctattccagcaagtatgatgatggacgggagatcaattgttaagagtagaaagattgcttggatttctctcaag tgtaacagacaaaatgggtcatatgagtgtggatactatgtaatgtattggatgacccatattgttcgttctcacatcacaagaagctgggaaacg agattcaagactactacaccagttcctgagaagtcactactattcattaggaacgctgctgcgaagtatatagttagattatacaatagctcttag